In the genome of Pangasianodon hypophthalmus isolate fPanHyp1 chromosome 24, fPanHyp1.pri, whole genome shotgun sequence, the window agccatgaggtaaatgtaatatttcctTAATGTTAGACTTTGTCTAACTGGGAACACTGTGTAAGCATTGCATCAATAAGAATATTAGTGCAGGAGATGTTGCAATTGCAGGAACGTTATAGCCTGACCTTCTTAACACCTGACTCGTTCTGATAACGTTCTCTGTTAGCTGAGAGAATTTTTTTAGATGAGTATTTGCACATTTACTTGAGTGAGGAATCTGTGTACCTCTGCTCATGTTCAAAAATGTAATCATCGACATTAACTGCATTTCATAATGCTCATCTGCTCGGAGCTCAAGTACATTTTGTCTGTAGTGTCTTTAATTAGTTAGTATCAGTGTACGAATTTGCCTATAACTCCTATATAAACTAGTTCTGGGTTCATTCTTGTGTGTCTTTGTTCTGTTTGTGCCTTCATCCTTGACCTGCTCATGTTTCGCCCTGCGGAGGCTCCTTGCGCTCCATCCGGATTCAAATCTAGACCTAtcttatttcagcttttaaaaaGCCCTTATTGTCCTCTACGATGATATTCATCACTTCAGTTGAACAGAACGGCTCTTGTGGAAGGCCATGCTTAAGGATTACCGCGTGCTTTGCTTATTAAAACACCTGCTGATGAGGAGTCGGGCTGGGCTGGGCCTGTGGCTCTGTGGGTCCTGGGGAGGAAcagattaaagcagcagtggtTGGATAGAGACTTTCTGAGATGTACAGAGTGAAGAAGGAACCAGGAGTGACGATGGTGCTTCTAACCACTAAGATCGTACAGAGAGCGTCACTCTTTGTGGCTTTCGGCGGCCTCGTCACGACATTCATCACCACATTTTTGCCACTATGGAAGACGATGAACTCTGAGTTGAACGAGATGGAGAATTGGTACGAAGGTCTGTGGCATACTTGCATCTTCACGGAGGAAGTGGGTCTCCACTGCAAAGCCTTTGAGTCTCTCCTCGCTCTGCCTCCAGTCACACTTGCCTCCAGGATTCTCATGTGTGTATCCATCGTGACTGGGTTCCTCGGCGTGTTGGTGGCGTTTTTTGGACTCGATGGTGTAGAGATCGGGGCCGGCCGTGACAGGTTAAAGAGGGGGCTCCTCATCCTCGGTGGCGTGCTGATCTGGGTGTCGGGAATCACGACTCTGGCGCCGGTTTCACTCATCGCGTACGTGATGGTGGTGGAGTTCTGGGATGAGGGTCTCCCTGACGTGATGCCGCGCTGGGAGTACGGCGAGGCCATGTTCTCCGCCTGGTTCTCAGGACTTCTGCTGGTCATCGGAGGATCGTTCCTCTTCGTCGCAGTGTGCATGAGGGACCACGAAGCCAAGCAGCAAAGGGAAATCTTCTCACCTACTCATGAACTTCAACCAAGGACTCAGCACTACCTAAAGACAGAGgtcttatagatttatttttacattttccaacaTACAGTATGATAGAACGATGAATTAATTATTgaatgataaacacacacacacacacacattgcctgGTTTATTactatgtgtgtttttagtaTTTCTGTGACCCATACTTGTTGGTGCTCATTAAATCTGAGAAAACAATAATTGCTTTCAGAGATTGTTTCATTTGGAAGACACTTCGGTTTGGCAGAGTTATCTGCATATTTACTTCTTTACTTATAAGTCATCTGAGCTTTTTTTCAAGactccattttcttttctttcactcagAAACATATTCATCAGTACATTCAGTGAGAGCCAACATGGTCTCGCACTTTTTTGCTTGCACAATGAAAATTTTAGTAAGATGAAAGTTAGGGATAGATTTGGCGTCAGGGTTCATTCAGTTTGTTACGACTTcatctgtaagaaaaaaaattccaaccACCTTCATTTGAATTTCTCATGAGATCAGGTTGCAAGCAGAAATGGGAATAGGTGAGaggattcaaaaaaaaaaaaaaactgtctatGGGATTCAAAAGAGTTGGAGGCAATGGGTGGGTGAGCAAAGGGTGAGCTTACAAGTTACTAGAGAATGTTGAActgacagcattttttttgttccttgtGATAATTGTATTCCACATTACTCAACACTagtcttacagaaaatttcctATTGCACTCTTAACAGCTTCTTTTAATGAAGTTAACTTATAAAAGTTAATACTGTTCAAACTTTGACTGGCCACAATGTTTACGTCCAAGTTAAAGAAATCTTTTTGAACCAAATTAGATGAGACACTTCAATCCATCATGTTTTGTCGGGTTTAAAAAATGGGACACTCGTCAGGTGACAGAAATACTTTAATGGTCATTCTGGCTGTGCTCCAAAatgacatcacaaaaaaaaaagaaaaaagaaaaaagaagtacAGGAGAAAGACAGCAGCATTGTGTGAATGATGAAGCGCAGACCAATACTGgtatcttttttcctttttttggatAGACATGTAGGCAAGCTTTCAATCTGTGGATGTGACTAAAAGACAGGTGACTGAGTTTCAAGACGTCTAATGTTCAGGGGTGACTGAGGACAAGTGAAGCACAGGTGTGCATTTGCTTTACAA includes:
- the cldn26 gene encoding putative claudin-24; translation: MYRVKKEPGVTMVLLTTKIVQRASLFVAFGGLVTTFITTFLPLWKTMNSELNEMENWYEGLWHTCIFTEEVGLHCKAFESLLALPPVTLASRILMCVSIVTGFLGVLVAFFGLDGVEIGAGRDRLKRGLLILGGVLIWVSGITTLAPVSLIAYVMVVEFWDEGLPDVMPRWEYGEAMFSAWFSGLLLVIGGSFLFVAVCMRDHEAKQQREIFSPTHELQPRTQHYLKTEVL